CTCCTGCTCAGGGTGGCCCCACCCCGCATGAAccctctttacacacacacacgcacgcacacgcacactcacacacagacacgcaNNNNNNNNNNNNNNNNNNNNNNNNNNNNNNNNNNNNNNNNNNNNNNNNNNNNNNNNNNNNNNNNNNNNNNNNNNNNNNNNNNNNNNNNNNNNNNNNNNNNNNNNNNNNNNNNNNNNNNNNNNNNNNNNNNNNNNNNNNNNNNNNNNNNNNNNNNNNNNNNNNNNNNNNNNNNNNNNNNNNNNNNNNNNNNNNNNNNNNNNNNNNNNNNNNNNNNNNNNNNNNNNNNNNNNNNNNNNNNNNNNNNNNNNNNNNNNNNNNNNNNNNNNNNNNNNNNNNNNNNNNNNNNNNNNNNNNNNNNNNNNNNNNNNNNNNNNNNNNNNNNNNNNNNNNNNNNNNNNNNNNNNNNNNNNNNNNNNNNNNNNNNNNNNNNNNNNNNNNNNNNNNNNNNNNNNNNNNNNNNNNNNNNNNNNNNNNNNNNNNNNNNNNNNNNNNNNNNNNNNNNNNNNNNNNNNNNNNNNNNNNNNNNNNNNNNNNNNNNNNNNNNNNNNNNNNNNNNNNNNgtgtgtcatttaaagtctttatttccttgttgatcttttgcttagacgatctgtccatttcagtgagggggtgttaaagtcccccattattattgtattgttgtcgatgtgtttctttgcttttgttattaactggcttatgtaattggctgctcccatgttaggggcatagatatttacagttgttagatcttcttgttggatagaccctttatgtatgatacagtgtccttcctcatctcttattacagtctttggtttaaaatctaatttgtctgatataaggattgccaccccagctttcttttggtgtccattagcatggtaaatggttttccactccttcactttcaatctgcgggtgtgtttgggtctaaaatgagtctcttgcagacagcatatcgatggatcttgtttttttatccagtctgatagcctgtgtcttttgattggggcattgagcccatttacattcagggtaactattgaaagatgaatttagtgctattatATTGCTTGTAAggggactgttactgtatattgtctgtgttcctttctggtctatgttgcttttaggctctctctttgctttgaggacccctttcaatatttattgtagggctggtttcgtgtttgcaaattcctttaatttttgtttgtcctggaagctttttatttctccttctattttcaatgacagcctagctggatagagtatccttggctgcatatttttctcatttagtgctccgaatatatcctgccagtcctttccgacctgccaggtctctgtggataggtctgctgccaatctaatgtttctacccttgtaggttacatacgtcttctcccaagctgctttcaggattttctctttgtctctgagactcttaagttttactattagatgtcggggtgttgatctatttttactgattttgagaggggttctctgtgcctcctggattttgatgcctgtttccttccccaaattagggaagttctctgctataatttgctccagtataccttctgctcctTATTTTATGGCTCTTATTTCCCTTGAAATACTTGAGATACTCCATGCCTTCACTCACTgtattcatcttttatttataattgactGTATTTGTAAGAACTGTCTTAAATACTTGTCtgtttttttactgtcttttttctcaATTAAGGGTCATATTTTCCCACTTACTTACGTGTCtagtaaatttttattgtatcttgGGCACTGTGAATGTTAAGATGTAGGGaacatggattattttttttcttcattttagggGTGCTGAATTTTGTTCTGACAGGCAGTTTATGTGCTCAAAGAGCACCTTGATCTCATCAGgcctgcttttattattttttaggatgGCTCTGTATTGGTTTCACTCTTAGCTCTAGGTTATGACCTTTATTTTAGTGCAGGAGTTGGCAATCTATGGCCTGTGGGCCCTTTGTTTTTGTAAACCAAGTTATATTGGAAGACAGCTGCGCTCAGTTATTTATgcattatctatggctgcttttcaATTACAATGGCAGAGTTAAGTATTGCAGGAAAGACCAGATGGTCCACAAatccaaaatatttgttctttggccCTTTATGAAAAAGTTGGCTGATACCTGCTCCTGGGTACGGCCCTATTCCCAAGGTGGCAATTCTGGAGTATCAGATGAATGCTCAATGTGGTTATCAAGTTTTCTCCTCTCAGGCTGACCGGAAGTTCCTGTGACTCCCACTAAAGTGATCTCTCTGATTATGTCACAGCTTTGTGGTGGCTGTTCTCTGCCATGTCTGCCTGTATACTCCAGCCTCAAGCCCAGGACCAACAGAGAAACTCCATATGGACTTCTGGACCCCTGTTTTCTCTGACTCTCAGGCCTATAAATTTCAGCAGCTTCAGCTGCCCTAAATACTCATCTCTGCTCCTCAGCTCAGTGAGACCACCCTGCTCTGCTTGGGTGCTACAGTCTGGAAAATGTCCTGAAGAGTGATGCCAAAGTCAATTTGGGCTTTGCCTCATGCATTTTCCTGCTCTCAAGAATCTCTGTCTTGCATTGCCTATTGTCATTGCCTGAATATGGCtcatgtattttccttattttaacaaTTTGTTAAAGAGAAAGGGCAAATCCAATACCAGTTAGTGAGTCATGTTGGGATGTGGAAGTCTCAGTCTTCAGattccttttagaaaaaagaaaagaatttgccAAAATCTCACTCTTACCATCCATATAAACAGAGAAGGCTGTTAAGTTGTGCTTTCATACAGtttgttagaaatttttttttggccaaaGGGTCAACATGTGACTCATTATTGGTTTAGCTCAGAATTATGGCTAGATTTGCAACTTAAATTTTGTTCACcagtatattttcttaatttttcatttcgtttgtgttttttttttttttagataaaaattccCTCCTATATACTCTGAAactgtgatttatatatatacatatatatatatatatatatttttttaaagattttatttttatttatttatttgagacagagagaatgagagacagagagcatgagagggaggagggtcagagggagaagcagactccccgccgagcagggagcccgatgcgggactcgatcccgggactccaggatcatgacctgagccgaaggcagttgcttaaccaactgagccacccaggcgcccgtgatttatattttattcaggtGTACTTTAAATGGGTTTTTACTAggacttttccttctttcaagtAACTCCTCATCTCCCTGCcaggtatatatgtgtataaataaaacttcatgtgTTGCTTGAGAGAATAACTCTATCTCAGACTGTTGCAATTAGTAGTGATCTATTTAGTGAccaaatttttcttgaaaaatagcAGTTTCCTAGCAAATGATCACATAACCTTACCAAACTTTAAGGAAGCCCTTTGCCATAAGAATTGAACATTTTCCCAGTAATGTGTTGGCCTTTGAGTTCCAGAAATGCTTTAGACTTCTCTGCTGTGCTTTGCTGATGGAACTACTTTTGAAACTAAGTTATATAACTTGTGAACAGAAGAGATTTCCGAATGCTAATGTAAAAATTcctcttggttttgtttccaCAGCTCTTCTTGGGTCCCTCGTGGAAATTACATAGAGTCCAATCGTGATGACTGCACGGTATCTTTGATCTATGCTGTGCACCTCAAGAAGTCAGGTTATGTCTTCTTTGAGTACCAGTATGTCGACAACAACATCTTCTTTGAGTTCTTTGTAAGGCCTTTTATGTTCTAGAATTTACTTTTTGAGGGAAATTCATGTAAAATTTCTTGTAATCGGTTGTTGCTATTCCGTGGCATGCCTCCTCAGTTTTTCCTGTCAACTGAACATtttgatattaaaagaaaactttattttttctttaatattttattttcttcttaatattgtttatttacCTCTGAGCTCTCACCTTGTTGAATAACATTGGACTTGTTTTATTATTGGTTACGATATTAGATGACCATTTGATTTAGACTTTTTGTGTGAAAAATACTTTCACCcaacattcattttaattttctttatagctACAGATGCTATTTTAGTCAAAATATGTTTTCAccaattttagtttttgtttttttctttttgcagtttcAAGTATTTGACTGATTTAAGTATAAGCGTGGGCAATATTTGAGAAGTAGAAGTGACTATGTTTTTCTGATTCTGTCAATTTTGTATAATCTAAAGGAATCAGTGGATGGGATAGTTGATGTCTTTGGTAAGAGATGAAATAGCATTATGGAATGTAGGATAAAATAGTAGTCTTACAGAataggctggggtggggggagggggatggggtaactgggtgatgggcattaaggaggacacatgatgtgatgagcactgggtgttacatgcaactgatgaatcactgaactctacctctgaaactcataatacattatatgttaattaattgaatttaaattgaaaggAATAGACTATTGctactaaaattaaatatttaatataggggcacctggctggctcagtcggaagagcacgtgactcttgatctcaggattgtgagtttgagccccacgctgggtgtagagattgcttaaataaataagtaaactttaaaaagttaatataaacTGTATCTAATCtagcaaatatttgttgtggCAGTCTCTCAAAtgcttgagaaaatattttcagattgacttcttaaaaaatgtgtgttgtACAGGTAATTGGGGAAAACTATCTTGTATAATGTTTCTGTGGTCCAGATTTCAGGAGCCCAGGTACTAATAAttctaaaacaaatttattttgctcCTGATAATGGAAATTTGTAAGTTGGAAGTTTGATAGGAAGAGACACTTGCCATGAAAGTATGAGCCCTGGACTTGAAGTCAAGAGATTTTGGCTCAAGTCCCAACTGCAGTGGCTGGTTGTGTGTTTTGGGCAATTAAGCTAACTTTCCGGCCCTCAGCATTCTCTTTTGCAAAGTGGATTGTATGACCAGACCTTTAAGGATCCTCCTTGTCCTAATATCCTTTGAGGAGTTTAAGATGTTAAGTAATAGTCAAACGGATTTGCTTTTTAAGCTACATTTTGTTTGTAAAACACTTCTTAGAGTAAATGATTCCCTATTCCATGGGACATTTTTGCAATATTACTAAAACTAGAGTAAAGCAAGGTAATTATAAAACTGTTTAAGAATAAGCATTTAGTTTTGTATTGCTAAATAAGTCCTTTCAGAGTTGTCAGTAAAGGTACTCCTAAAACATGAAGTTTCATGACTTCCTTTGAATGGTGCCTTTGTTCTGGTTACATATTGAAAAGAGGTGGCGAGTTCCTTCTTTTACTGATGTTCAGCTTTATAGGTTGTAATTTATTGACTCAGAGGGTCAACACTTCAGTCATCAGGCTTATGGTTAATGTAAAGGAAATGTCTGAAGACTGAAAGATACAGTTGTACCTTCGGCTATCACATAATTTAAAGCAGTcaagtatttaattttagaacTGTGGGGATTTGATTCAGCTCCTCCACTCTTCTTTTTAAGTGATGAAGCTGAAACCTAGGGAGAATAAGTGATTGGACCAAGGTCATACCTTTACTATTTACTTTTAGAATGAAGAACAGAAATCAGATCCCAGAATGCCATTAGAATATCCCCAAAACACATGATGTTTGATttcagctggggaaaaaaaaaaaaaaactttcagcttATCCACACATTGACCATCAAAGGTATATTTAGGGTCCATATCTGCTTAAAAATGGCTTAACACTTGCATTAGAATGGTCATTATGCTTatagtataaatatgtataagtaTGATACTTAAATTCAGTTTAAACAATCTCAGTGGCTGATATCTCTGGTATTTTTGGATGTTAAAAGTATCTGTTTTCTAGCTAAGCTTTTAGGAAGTACCTATTACAGTGAACATTTTAATGTTGTTGGTAAACTGGTCAGGAGGATGAATGAAGTGGCCAAGATGTAGAGCAGAGAGAAATAGCCATTTTGGCCAAAGCAGAGGTGACAAGTTCTTATTTCAGCCCTACTCTATTGCTGACTCGTGGGCAGTACTGCAAAATGGCCtgctttttgttgtctgtgtATTCTTCACAGGCCTGGAAAAGTCGTGTGCAAACCCTTAGGCATTTTGTAAGAATTGTCCGGAGAGCACAAAGTGTTTGGTACTAAAGATAGTAGCTGCAGTCATTTGAACTGGTGTGGTGTATGATTAACATTTCCCCCCAACTCAAAATTTAGGGCTTTGGCTTTGACTGTAGCTCCTTGTCTATGCGTTTGGAATGAGTCCTGGGGAATTGAAAACAAAGcagatgtcatttatttattaatttaaaacattacttCCCTAAGTCTTgtaaaaatgtactttatttttattgggcCTGGATGGTGAAcgaaagattttaaaacttttggtAAGTTTTTCGTAAtgactttttctcccttctgtgaATTTTCAGAGTTAACTActctcatcctctctccctccctcctctctgcttcctaACCCTTTtgttgcaataatgtggatgctTTACTTAGAATCACTTGTATACAGTTGTCACTTAGGCTCTAGAGGTCTTGGTATGTTTGCTTGCTGAGAATTACTTATGGTCATTGTTTAGTAGGTATTGAAAGAAGCTCTTGCAGCCTGTCCTATGCTGAGTAATGAATTTAATTAAAGCCATTATTCAAGAAGCTTTACTGGGGCCCTTGTGTTTAATCCACAGATTCAAAACGATCAGTGCCAGGAGATGGACACCACCGCAGACAAGTGGGTAAAACTCACAGACAATGGAGAATGGGGCTCTCATTCTGTAAGTCTCTGTTCGTCTTCTATCCCATCAGCCCCCATTCTGCTCCTTCCTTTTCCcaaccttataaaaaaaaagtttataaacaaaaaagaaaaatgattaatttaGACAGTTTCTAGTTAGGGAAGAAATTGTCCCAAAGTTTCATGGACACGGGTAGTTTTTCctacctttctctttctccttaggcttctttccctcctctttcccatcATACTCCAACTTTCCTCCTTTTCAAAAGGGCATTGACAAGAAAATAAGGCTATTCAAAACTAGCGCACAGAACCTCGGGCTATGTAAGTTTACATATGTGCCTGTCACATGGGAGAGAATCCGTGGCTCTTGGTACTGGGAGGGTCCTTTGACCCAACTTTCTCTGCAGTCTTCCCAACAAGTGACTTTTCAGCTTGTCTTGGTGGGGGCCGTACTGACTCCACTGTTGGACAGCTCTGCCTATCACAAAAGTCATCCATGGTTGGAGCCTAAACCTGCTTCCTATCTATCTGTCACCTGTTGCTCAAAGGTCTACAGTCTCTGGTCACATCAGGTAACGCAACTGCCTAGTCTCCACAGGACAACTCCAAATGCCTGAAAGCAGTTATCAGGCAACACAGTCTTTGAATCTGTTATTATTTGAGGCACTGTCCCTTTGGAATGAGGCATGGATTTCAAATCTAACTCTGGCTTACAGTAGTTGTGTTTCTCTAGGCAGTTGGCttaatctcttttgttttgtttttggcttcaTCTCTCTGAATCTGATTTTTCATGTAAGAAATGGGAGTGATCTtgcaggattaaatgagaggatATATGGGAACCACCTAGTGTGGTGCCTGCAGTGTAGACTGAGCTCTATGTCAGTAAGCGACCATCCACCCCCACCTTTGAGTTGCCCCATCCTTGAGTGATTAATACAATGTACCCTtttggactgtttttttttttttttttttttttttttcatctgtatgcCTGGAAGTGATATGAGAACCACTTAAGATCCATTCACCTAAGCATTCATTAAGCTGGGCTTTGAAGGTACAGTAACCCTTGGCAACAAATACACTTTCTTCACTTAACACAGGGGAAAGTACTTAGTGCACTACTTTTCTGGCTCTCTGGCAGGGTGAAGTACTTGgatatgttttaatttcataCAGCTTGAATTTGGCCAGCCAGAGACTGCATAGAAGAATAAGAGTGGCAAATGAGAAAGCAAGGAAcccttaaattattttgttgGCTTTGACAGAAACAACGTGAGATTTATGGGAAACGTAGTTTGATATGTAAATAGAACCATGTGCTGGTGGCAAAGGAAGCAAATATTAGATGTAATATCATTTACATTCTGCAGTCATTTAAATCATGTTATTTTATAACAGTCCTATTTTTCTCTGCTTGCTGTTGCACTATTGTTTATTAAACAACTTTAGAAGGAAGCAAACTCATTCTGTTGACTTTTTGTTTTCAGAGCCCAGAGATCTACATATGAATAGTGGCAGTCAACAAATATGTAATTGGGTTGAGTGCCTTTCACTTTCTGGAATGCATTCCTTTTAAATACAAACCAAGACTTCACGCACAtggtttaaaaatcattttatctttttgttcaggcttaaagaattttcttttccttctttattgctATAGTTTTTGGATtggcaaactatttttttttttataaaatataactacAGCAGAGCTTAGATATGAACTAACAGTAGACATAAATTTGTAGGTTCCTAATTAATGGTGTTTCATGATAATGCCTTGAGACGTGTATAAGGGATTAGCTTTGAGGTATGGTTGAAGTAGTGTGGTTTATCTGACCTGAGTGCCTTGTGTTCCTCTTTACAGGTAATGTTGAAATCAGGCACCAACATATTGTACTGGAGAACCACTGGCATCCTTATGGGTTCTAAGGCGGTCAAGCCAGTTTTGGTAAAAAATATCACAATTGAAGGTATTTCACAGCAATTTTTTTGGTAGTCACATATCACAATTGAGAGTTAGTTAAAATATTGATTAAGTTGTTGGTTTTGATGGCTCAAGGATTTATGGGGCTGGAATTAATACGTTAGGCATCATACATGTCTAGAGatcctggttttatttttggcaagttgactggaatttttttcttttttgtacccttaaactaaattaatttaatctgtgtGAAAAAATAAGCATGATAACAATTTTCGGTGACtctacataaaataaaaggattcttATTAATAAGAAACTATTCTTCATTCAAGAAATGTCTGTTGTACCGGACATCGAGCCCACCCGGGTCACTGTTAAATCcgtagaaatagaaataaaataaacttctctgTCTGACTGTCTCCTAAACCTCTTTTGCCTCTCTGAACCAGCTGGGCATTTTCTGGCCCAGGAGAGCAGCCAATAAACCCTGGCATGCTTCGTTCTCAATTAGGGCTAGTTTTAATTAAACCAGTGATTCTCCTTTATTAATGGCTTATATTTTACTACCTTCTATACTGGGTCCTGTGACACCGTCTCATTAGTCATAGGGACATCTCCTGGCAAAGGCTGGAATTACAAGCCAGAAGAAAAGGCCATTCCTACCAGGGTCTGTTAGGTCTGAGTGAGTGGATTTGTTTTTTGACAACTCAGTTTATAATTTAGTATACCTCTGTCACATCTCAATCTCTCGTTTAAGTGTTTGCTCTCCTTAGGATGTTTAATTCAGTATCTATCCCAGTTTTTTGTATACAGTAAATACTTCCTTGGTGTTGAATGAATGGGATAAAGGATCCCTGCTGACTACTCCTATTTCTCTCACTTCTGAGAGAAGCAGCAAGAAGGTACTGATGTGCTTGTTGCTGGTGGgtcctccctcccatgctctgtTTTTCATTACCACACAGGGGTGGCATATACATCAGAATGCTTCCCGTGCAAGCCAGGCACATTCAGCAACAAACCAGGTTCGTTTACCTGCCAAGTCTGTCCCAGAAACACCTACTCTGAGAAAGGAGCCAAAGAATGCATAAAGTGTGAAGAGCACTCCCAGTTTTCAGGTAGGACTAGGCTTTGCCAGTTTATgctctttgttcttctctctctaaATTTATGTTTGTTCTGGCTTATGGCCATAAGCCAGAAGTCACACATCAAATGTGGTGGGAAGAGTGTGCCAGAAACCAAGTGCTGAAGGGAATCAGTATTGAATGGATAAAATACTACTTCTTACCCCTTTGTGCATGACTTTTCCATTTGTCACTTTTTCTGTTCCACACCCCACAGGGATATATTTCTCCCTGTGCTTTGGATATATTTATactaatctaaaaaaaaaatcatattgtaaTTTTACATGATTCAATGGAATAGAGGTGTACtcagaaaattttcatttgttgcAAATTTACAATGTTCACTGATAACGAAGAAATCTAATGTCTtattggaaaaaatgaaatgtttcctgTGTATCATCGAAACATTTACTGCTCTAGGGTAAATAGAAATGTAGgcctttattttccttatgcCTAGCTAGTTCTTCCTAAATTCGTCTGctaaggttattttaaaattttagttgtctggatttttttgtttgttttgattttttgccttttttgagAGTTACAATGTAAATGACTCATTTCTGAAATGCGCTTTTATGTTGCAGAGGAAGGATCCAGTGAGTGTATGGAGCGACCTCCCTGTACCACAAAAGACTATTTCCAGATCCATACTCCATGTGATGAAGAAGGCAAGGTATAGGCTGTCTTTAGTCGACTGCGTCCCGAATCTAAGCCTCTTCCCAATTTGAGCAGACTCTAATTTGTTCCTGAGAGACTTAAATGAGTTGATTTGTAGCACATGTTTGTAAGTAGGGCAGAGGAAATTTAAGAATGTAGATTCTCAATCTGGCTGTTCTGGCTTCAATTTTACACTATTACTTATTTGTGCTGTGGGCCAGTTATTTGCTCTAagtctgttttttcatctgtaaaatggggctaatatcACTTCTTACTTCACAAGGCTGCTATGAGAATGCAAGACATGTTCAGGTTGTGGTTCCTGGCATAGTGCTCTGCCACACAGGAGTGCTCCATAGGTgactgctattttttaaaaaaattttttattcttatgttaatccccatacattacatcattagttttagatgaagtgttccatgattcattgtttgtgcataacacccagtgctccatgcagaacgtgccctcctcaatacccaccaccag
The sequence above is drawn from the Neomonachus schauinslandi chromosome 5, ASM220157v2, whole genome shotgun sequence genome and encodes:
- the LOC123324873 gene encoding endosome/lysosome-associated apoptosis and autophagy regulator family member 2-like → MELEPAVAPEVVEQLSSWVPRGNYIESNRDDCTVSLIYAVHLKKSGYVFFEYQYVDNNIFFEFFIQNDQCQEMDTTADKWVKLTDNGEWGSHSVMLKSGTNILYWRTTGILMGSKAVKPVLVKNITIEGVAYTSECFPCKPGTFSNKPGSFTCQVCPRNTYSEKGAKECIKCEEHSQFSEEGSSECMERPPCTTKDYFQIHTPCDEEGKTQIMYKWIEPKICREDLTDAIRLPPSGEKKD